In Isoptericola jiangsuensis, the following proteins share a genomic window:
- a CDS encoding FmdB family zinc ribbon protein — translation MPTYAYRCADCGHAFDIHQAFTDDALTVCPECSGRLRKQYGSVGVTFKGSGFYRTDSRSGGSSTVGSSGGKPSSSGGSPSGGSSSGGSSSGGSSSGGSSSGSSKAASS, via the coding sequence GTGCCCACCTACGCCTACCGGTGCGCCGACTGCGGCCACGCCTTCGACATCCACCAGGCGTTCACCGACGACGCGCTCACCGTCTGCCCGGAGTGCTCGGGCCGCCTGCGCAAGCAGTACGGCTCGGTCGGCGTGACGTTCAAGGGTTCCGGCTTCTACCGCACCGACTCCCGCTCCGGCGGGTCGTCGACCGTCGGGTCGTCGGGCGGCAAGCCGTCCTCGTCCGGCGGTTCGCCCTCCGGCGGTTCGTCGTCGGGCGGGTCGTCGTCCGGCGGGTCGTCGTCCGGCGGGTCGTCCTCGGGCAGCAGCAAGGCCGCCTCCTCCTGA
- a CDS encoding SAF domain-containing protein, with protein sequence MPRPSRDRVLRRLHLLAWRSRFVVAAVCCGLAATATVQALRPPAPATTTVVVTSRAVEAGTPLRRADLTTVVVDADLAPALVTDPTDVVGRSSPVRLPAGTPLHPGLATGGGLGDQAPRGTVVVAVGLVEAGWLAPGDRVDLLAADDRGRTLARRALVLPGPAARTDTSGGLLGGTSADGGDRVTLLAVDPDEAAAVSATSGWGTVTAVLVP encoded by the coding sequence ATGCCCCGACCCTCCCGCGACCGCGTCCTGCGCCGCCTGCACCTGCTGGCCTGGCGCAGCCGCTTCGTCGTCGCCGCCGTCTGCTGCGGGCTCGCCGCCACGGCCACCGTCCAGGCGCTCCGACCGCCCGCACCCGCCACGACCACGGTCGTCGTCACGAGCCGCGCCGTCGAGGCCGGCACCCCGCTGCGCCGCGCCGACCTCACCACGGTCGTCGTCGACGCCGACCTGGCCCCCGCCCTCGTGACCGACCCCACCGACGTCGTCGGGCGGTCCTCCCCCGTCCGGCTGCCCGCCGGGACGCCCCTGCACCCCGGGCTCGCCACCGGTGGCGGGCTCGGCGACCAGGCGCCCCGCGGGACCGTCGTCGTCGCCGTCGGGCTCGTCGAGGCCGGCTGGCTCGCACCCGGCGACCGCGTCGACCTGCTCGCCGCCGACGACCGCGGCCGCACCCTCGCCCGCCGCGCCCTCGTGCTGCCCGGACCCGCCGCCCGCACCGACACCTCCGGCGGCCTGCTCGGCGGCACGTCGGCCGACGGCGGCGACCGCGTCACCCTCCTCGCCGTCGACCCCGACGAGGCCGCCGCCGTGTCCGCCACCTCCGGCTGGGGGACCGTCACCGCCGTCCTCGTCCCCTGA
- the mscL gene encoding large conductance mechanosensitive channel protein MscL codes for MFDGFKTFIMRGNVIDLAVGIVIGAAFTGVVSALTEGLVFPLVAAIFGEPDLTQLWTFKINEAEFSVGLFLDAVLNFLLVAAALYFVIVYPMNKLAERRARGQEPEPAPVPEPNVVLLAEIRDLLAEQNRRA; via the coding sequence ATGTTCGACGGCTTCAAGACGTTCATCATGCGAGGCAACGTCATCGACCTCGCCGTCGGTATCGTCATCGGGGCCGCGTTCACCGGGGTGGTCTCCGCCCTCACCGAGGGCCTCGTCTTCCCCCTCGTCGCGGCCATCTTCGGGGAGCCCGACCTCACCCAGCTGTGGACCTTCAAGATCAACGAGGCCGAGTTCAGCGTCGGCCTCTTCCTCGACGCCGTCCTCAACTTCCTGCTGGTCGCCGCCGCGCTGTACTTCGTCATCGTGTACCCGATGAACAAGCTCGCCGAGCGCCGCGCCCGCGGCCAGGAGCCGGAGCCCGCCCCGGTGCCCGAGCCGAACGTCGTGCTCCTCGCCGAGATCCGCGACCTCCTCGCCGAGCAGAACCGCCGCGCCTGA
- a CDS encoding MFS transporter, protein MRNLLELIAPARLGSGFRWLLASSWTSNVGDGIALAAGPLLVASLTDSAALVALAALLPRLPWLVFGLWAGAMADRWDRRRLVIVSNALRAVVIAVLVAAVLTGRVDITFVLVALLLMGVAEVFADSAAQTLLPMLVDSKDLGLGNARLQAGFLTANQLAGPPLGAALFAVGSAWPFAVQLVCGVLAIVQIGRLRVPPVERDVLPTHVRRDIADGLRWLWANPPVRTLALVIFTFNLTWAAPWAVLVLYSTEHLGMGPVGFGLLTTASGIGGLVATVLYGRLERRFSLATLMKVCLTLEVVFHLALALTTTGWVALVILFVFGLYAFVWGTVSNTVRQRAVPTALQGRVGSVYMVGVFGGIVVGNALGGLLAEAFGITAPFWFAFVGAGLTLALVWRQLDHIAHAEAD, encoded by the coding sequence GTGCGCAATCTCCTGGAGTTGATCGCTCCGGCGCGTCTGGGGTCGGGCTTCCGGTGGTTGCTCGCGTCGAGCTGGACGAGCAACGTCGGGGACGGGATCGCCCTGGCGGCGGGCCCGCTGCTCGTCGCGTCGTTGACGGACTCCGCCGCCCTCGTCGCGCTGGCGGCCCTGCTCCCCCGCCTCCCCTGGCTCGTGTTCGGCCTGTGGGCGGGCGCGATGGCCGACCGGTGGGACCGGCGCCGGCTCGTCATCGTGTCGAACGCCCTGCGGGCGGTCGTCATCGCCGTGCTGGTCGCAGCCGTCCTCACCGGCCGGGTGGACATCACGTTCGTGCTGGTGGCGCTGCTCCTCATGGGGGTCGCGGAGGTGTTCGCGGACTCCGCCGCGCAGACGCTCCTGCCGATGCTCGTCGACTCCAAGGACCTCGGGCTCGGAAACGCCCGCCTCCAGGCCGGGTTCCTCACGGCCAACCAGCTCGCCGGGCCACCGCTCGGGGCCGCGTTGTTCGCCGTCGGCTCGGCGTGGCCGTTCGCGGTGCAGCTCGTGTGCGGGGTCCTGGCCATCGTGCAGATCGGGCGCCTCCGGGTGCCGCCCGTCGAGCGGGACGTCCTGCCCACGCACGTGCGTCGCGACATCGCGGACGGCCTGCGCTGGCTGTGGGCGAACCCGCCGGTGCGCACGCTCGCGCTGGTGATCTTCACGTTCAACCTCACGTGGGCGGCGCCGTGGGCCGTGCTCGTCCTCTACTCGACCGAGCACCTCGGCATGGGCCCGGTCGGGTTCGGGCTGCTGACGACGGCGTCGGGCATCGGCGGGCTCGTCGCGACCGTGCTGTACGGGCGGCTCGAACGCCGCTTCTCCCTCGCCACCCTCATGAAGGTCTGCCTCACGCTCGAGGTGGTGTTCCACCTCGCCCTCGCCCTGACCACCACCGGGTGGGTCGCCCTCGTGATCCTCTTCGTCTTCGGCCTCTACGCGTTCGTGTGGGGCACGGTGTCGAACACGGTGCGCCAGCGCGCCGTCCCGACCGCGCTCCAGGGGCGCGTCGGGTCCGTCTACATGGTGGGCGTGTTCGGCGGGATCGTCGTGGGCAACGCGCTCGGCGGCCTGCTCGCCGAGGCCTTCGGGATCACCGCGCCGTTCTGGTTCGCGTTCGTCGGGGCCGGGCTCACCCTCGCCCTCGTGTGGCGCCAGCTCGACCACATCGCGCACGCCGAGGCCGACTGA
- a CDS encoding metal ABC transporter permease, which produces MSPLDLLLEPLQYDFMVRALATTVVAAVVCALLSCWLVLIGWSLMGDAVSHAVLPGVVLAYVVGAPFALGALVFGFLAVALIGVVRDTSRVKEDAAIGIVFTTLFAAGLVMVSVTPSQTDLSHIIFGNVLGVSTPELVQVAALAAIALVVLVLKRRDLVLYAFDPLHAFAIGLSPRFLGALLLGLLALTSVVALQVVGVVLVVAMLIIPGATAYLLTDRFGRMLVIAPLVSAVCSVVGIYLSYWWDAATGGLVVVVQGVVFALVYVLAPRHGLAGRLRRHRARAEDVQVEPVG; this is translated from the coding sequence GTGAGCCCGCTCGACCTGCTCCTCGAACCGCTCCAGTACGACTTCATGGTGCGGGCGCTGGCCACGACCGTCGTCGCGGCGGTGGTGTGCGCCCTGCTGTCGTGCTGGCTGGTCCTGATCGGCTGGTCCCTCATGGGGGACGCGGTGTCGCACGCGGTGCTGCCGGGCGTGGTGCTGGCGTACGTCGTGGGCGCGCCGTTCGCGCTGGGGGCTCTGGTGTTCGGGTTCCTCGCGGTGGCGCTCATCGGCGTGGTCCGGGACACCAGCCGGGTCAAGGAGGACGCGGCGATCGGCATCGTGTTCACGACCCTGTTCGCGGCGGGGCTGGTCATGGTGTCGGTGACGCCGAGCCAGACCGACCTGAGCCACATCATCTTCGGCAACGTGCTGGGGGTGTCGACCCCGGAGCTCGTGCAGGTGGCGGCCCTCGCCGCGATCGCGCTGGTCGTGCTGGTGCTCAAGCGCCGCGATCTCGTGCTCTACGCGTTCGACCCCCTGCACGCGTTCGCCATCGGGCTGTCCCCGCGGTTCCTCGGCGCGCTGCTGCTGGGCCTGCTGGCGCTGACGTCGGTGGTGGCGCTCCAGGTGGTGGGCGTCGTCCTCGTCGTGGCGATGCTCATCATCCCGGGGGCCACGGCCTACCTGCTGACGGACCGGTTCGGCCGGATGCTCGTCATCGCGCCGCTCGTGTCCGCCGTGTGCTCCGTGGTGGGGATCTACCTGTCGTACTGGTGGGACGCCGCCACGGGCGGGCTGGTCGTGGTGGTCCAGGGCGTCGTGTTCGCGCTGGTCTACGTCCTCGCGCCGCGGCACGGGCTGGCCGGGCGCCTGCGTCGCCACCGGGCGCGCGCCGAGGACGTGCAGGTCGAGCCGGTGGGCTGA
- a CDS encoding metal ABC transporter ATP-binding protein, whose amino-acid sequence MTPGIEVTDVAVRYGDVVALDGVTLTVPAGRVTGLVGMNGSGKSTLFKAITGVVRPRHGTVRIAGVDPAAARRQGVVGYVPQSEDVDWSFPVSVRDVVMTGRYGHQGFTRRPRTQDRAAVDEALDRVDLAGLADRQIGQLSGGQRKRAFVARGIAQGARVLLLDEPFAGVDKRSEATIVALLRELAADGRTVLVSTHDLHALPDLADEAVLLLHRVLFHGPVADALAPHRLSAAFGLDLGPGGPGEPGGVPAGRVPGVPPSARADRLGAAAGEGS is encoded by the coding sequence GTGACGCCGGGCATCGAGGTGACGGACGTCGCGGTGCGCTACGGCGACGTCGTCGCGCTCGACGGCGTGACGCTGACGGTGCCCGCCGGGCGCGTCACCGGGCTGGTGGGGATGAACGGGTCCGGCAAGTCGACCCTGTTCAAGGCGATCACCGGTGTCGTCCGGCCCCGCCACGGGACGGTGCGGATCGCGGGCGTGGACCCGGCCGCGGCCCGACGGCAGGGCGTCGTCGGGTACGTGCCGCAGAGCGAGGACGTCGACTGGTCGTTCCCCGTCTCGGTGCGCGACGTCGTCATGACGGGCCGGTACGGGCACCAGGGGTTCACGCGGCGCCCGCGCACGCAGGACCGGGCCGCCGTCGACGAGGCGCTCGACCGCGTCGACCTGGCCGGCCTGGCCGACCGGCAGATCGGGCAGCTGTCCGGCGGGCAGCGCAAGCGGGCGTTCGTCGCCCGGGGGATCGCGCAGGGCGCCCGGGTGCTGCTCCTCGACGAGCCGTTCGCCGGCGTGGACAAGCGGTCGGAGGCCACCATCGTCGCGCTGCTGCGCGAGCTCGCGGCCGACGGTCGGACCGTGCTGGTGTCCACCCACGACCTGCACGCCCTGCCGGACCTCGCCGACGAGGCGGTGCTGCTCCTGCACCGGGTGCTGTTCCACGGGCCGGTGGCCGACGCCCTCGCCCCGCACCGGCTGTCCGCCGCGTTCGGCCTCGACCTGGGCCCGGGCGGCCCGGGCGAGCCCGGCGGGGTTCCGGCCGGTCGGGTGCCCGGTGTTCCGCCCTCCGCCCGGGCGGACCGCCTGGGTGCGGCCGCGGGGGAGGGGTCGTGA
- a CDS encoding metal ABC transporter substrate-binding protein, whose protein sequence is MQQKRSARRRAAGWSGALAVGALALSGCAGPEAPGGADDRPVVLTTFTVLADVAQNVAGDHLRVESITKVGAEIHGYEPTPRDVAKASDADLILDNGLHLEAWFAKFVDSVDVPHVVVSEGVDVIDISEDAYAGTPNPHAWMSPLNVQLYVDAMVDAFGELDPAHAADFAANGAAYRAELQEVHDDLVAQLDTLPANERALVTCEGAFSYLARDAGLTEHYLWAVNAEQQATPQQVAAVIETVQADDVPAVFCESTVSDRAMQQVVQATGARFGGTLYVDSLSEPDGPVPTYLDLVRYDAATIVAGLTGEDA, encoded by the coding sequence GTGCAGCAGAAGAGGTCCGCGCGACGTCGCGCGGCAGGGTGGTCCGGGGCGCTGGCGGTCGGCGCACTGGCGTTGTCCGGCTGTGCCGGGCCCGAGGCGCCCGGCGGCGCCGACGACCGTCCCGTCGTCCTGACGACGTTCACCGTCCTGGCGGACGTCGCGCAGAACGTCGCGGGCGACCACCTGCGCGTCGAGTCCATCACCAAGGTGGGCGCGGAGATCCACGGCTACGAGCCCACCCCGCGCGACGTCGCGAAGGCGTCCGACGCCGACCTGATCCTGGACAACGGCCTCCACCTGGAGGCGTGGTTCGCGAAGTTCGTGGACTCGGTCGACGTGCCGCACGTGGTCGTGTCCGAGGGCGTCGACGTCATCGACATCAGCGAGGACGCCTACGCCGGCACGCCCAACCCGCACGCCTGGATGAGCCCGCTCAACGTGCAGCTGTACGTCGATGCGATGGTGGACGCGTTCGGCGAGCTCGACCCCGCCCACGCGGCGGACTTCGCGGCCAACGGCGCGGCCTACCGGGCCGAGCTGCAGGAGGTCCACGACGACCTCGTCGCGCAGCTCGACACGTTGCCGGCGAACGAGCGGGCCCTGGTGACCTGCGAGGGCGCGTTCTCCTACCTCGCGCGGGACGCGGGACTCACGGAGCACTACCTGTGGGCGGTCAATGCCGAGCAGCAGGCCACGCCGCAGCAGGTCGCGGCCGTCATCGAGACGGTGCAGGCGGACGACGTGCCCGCCGTGTTCTGCGAGTCCACGGTGTCCGACCGGGCGATGCAGCAGGTCGTGCAGGCCACGGGCGCGCGGTTCGGGGGCACGCTGTACGTGGACTCGCTGTCCGAGCCCGACGGTCCCGTCCCCACCTACCTGGACCTCGTGCGGTACGACGCGGCGACGATCGTCGCGGGCCTGACGGGGGAGGACGCGTGA
- a CDS encoding DUF6584 family protein: MPIDQTLSRVDDDLAHGRVLPAVNRLRSLAHGRPDRLDVRERLAAVYRSQGETAQAGRWSYLAEHADPAEVAAFERQFRTPGGRLRAIAWDGDDDTLGPLARTRLRSLHDAAAQEPQDAADDVRTARFEWGCLGIAVAVLGLTALAVVGLVTVVRWTLG; the protein is encoded by the coding sequence GTGCCGATCGACCAGACCCTGAGCCGCGTGGACGACGACCTCGCCCACGGACGCGTGCTGCCCGCCGTCAACCGACTGCGGAGCCTGGCGCACGGCCGACCCGACCGCCTCGACGTGCGCGAGCGCCTGGCCGCCGTCTACCGCAGCCAGGGCGAGACGGCGCAGGCGGGCCGCTGGTCGTACCTCGCCGAGCACGCCGACCCGGCCGAGGTGGCCGCGTTCGAACGACAGTTCCGCACGCCCGGCGGGCGGCTTCGGGCGATCGCGTGGGACGGCGACGACGACACGCTCGGCCCCCTCGCCCGCACGCGCCTGCGATCCCTGCACGACGCCGCGGCGCAGGAGCCGCAGGACGCCGCGGACGACGTCCGCACGGCCCGGTTCGAGTGGGGCTGCCTGGGCATCGCCGTCGCGGTGCTCGGGCTCACGGCACTGGCTGTCGTGGGCCTGGTGACGGTGGTGCGCTGGACGCTCGGCTGA
- a CDS encoding ROK family transcriptional regulator produces the protein MTAEPTTTPSASAAPADPGGEASRQHTLRERNLRLVARAVYDAAAAAGTRPDTVPPSRADVAAATGLTRATVSTLVDRLVAARLVAELPPAPAQRAGRPAVPLVPASRTVVGLGLEVNVDYLGVRVLDLAGEVVAEHVERGAFHDADPARTLGRLGALAADAVADVEAAGMRVAGARLALPGLVDARTGELEVAPNLGWSSLDPVPLLGLRDLPVRVANEAKLAALAELAGDVPDSFLHVSGDVGIGAAIVVDRALFLAERGWNGEVGHVVVDPAGPRCTCGARGCLEQYAGKEAVLRAAGLPADAPLADLLARLDDEDGGGTARAAVERAARALGSALADFVNLTGVSTIVLGGVYTELLPWLAPDVHAGLTERVLAAPFAAPDVRAARGGKFAALTGGAREVLRDVVADPAPWG, from the coding sequence GTGACCGCCGAGCCGACGACGACGCCCAGCGCCTCCGCCGCGCCCGCGGACCCCGGCGGGGAGGCCTCGCGCCAGCACACCCTGCGCGAACGCAACCTGCGCCTCGTCGCCCGCGCCGTCTACGACGCCGCAGCCGCCGCCGGCACGCGTCCCGACACCGTCCCACCGTCCCGCGCCGACGTCGCCGCCGCCACCGGGCTCACCCGCGCCACCGTCTCCACGCTCGTGGACCGGCTCGTCGCCGCCCGCCTCGTCGCCGAGCTGCCCCCCGCACCCGCGCAGCGCGCCGGCCGACCCGCCGTGCCCCTCGTGCCCGCGTCCCGCACCGTCGTCGGCCTCGGCCTCGAGGTCAACGTCGACTACCTCGGCGTGCGGGTCCTCGACCTCGCCGGAGAGGTCGTCGCCGAGCACGTCGAGCGCGGCGCGTTCCACGACGCCGACCCCGCCCGCACCCTCGGTCGGCTCGGGGCGCTCGCCGCCGACGCCGTCGCGGACGTCGAGGCCGCCGGCATGCGCGTCGCCGGGGCGCGACTCGCCCTGCCTGGACTCGTCGACGCCCGCACCGGCGAGCTCGAGGTCGCCCCCAACCTCGGGTGGTCCTCCCTCGACCCCGTCCCCCTCCTCGGCCTGCGCGACCTGCCGGTCCGCGTCGCCAACGAGGCCAAGCTCGCCGCCCTCGCCGAGCTCGCCGGCGACGTCCCCGACTCGTTCCTCCACGTGTCCGGCGACGTCGGCATCGGCGCCGCGATCGTCGTCGACCGCGCGCTGTTCCTCGCCGAGCGCGGCTGGAACGGCGAGGTCGGGCACGTCGTCGTCGACCCCGCCGGACCGCGCTGCACGTGCGGCGCCCGCGGCTGCCTGGAGCAGTACGCCGGCAAGGAGGCCGTGCTGCGCGCCGCCGGGCTCCCGGCCGACGCGCCGCTCGCGGACCTCCTCGCCCGGCTCGACGACGAGGACGGCGGCGGTACCGCGCGGGCCGCCGTGGAACGTGCCGCCCGGGCCCTCGGCTCCGCGCTCGCCGACTTCGTCAACCTCACCGGGGTGTCCACGATCGTCCTCGGCGGCGTCTACACCGAGCTCCTGCCGTGGCTCGCCCCCGACGTCCACGCCGGCCTCACCGAGCGCGTCCTCGCCGCACCCTTCGCCGCGCCCGACGTCCGCGCCGCCCGCGGCGGCAAGTTCGCCGCCCTCACCGGTGGCGCCCGCGAGGTGCTGCGCGACGTCGTCGCCGATCCTGCGCCCTGGGGCTGA
- the xylA gene encoding xylose isomerase produces the protein MSDIKYSFGLWTVGWPANDPFGSATRPALDPAESIHKLAELGAWGFTYHDNDIFEFGATEAERQAGIDAVKKASQESGLVCEMVTTNTFSHPIFKDGAFTSNNRDVRRFGLKKVLRSVDNAAEMGASTFVMWGGREGTEYDNSKDLHAAHARYAEGIDTVAAYIKSKGYDLRIGLEPKPNEPRGDIFLPTIGHAIALIDTLDNGDIVGLNPETGHEQMAGLNYTHGLALALYCGKLFHIDLNGQHGPKYDQDLVFGHGDLLNAFFTVDLLENGFPNGGPRYEGPRHFDYKPSRTEYLDGVWESAKANMETYDLLAAKAKAYREDSEVQAAFEHAGIFELAEPTLAAGESFDAFLADESVDIDADKVAERDYGLVRLHQLALRHLIG, from the coding sequence GTGAGCGACATCAAGTACTCGTTCGGCCTGTGGACCGTCGGCTGGCCCGCCAACGACCCGTTCGGCAGCGCCACCCGCCCGGCGCTCGACCCCGCCGAGTCCATCCACAAGCTCGCCGAGCTCGGCGCGTGGGGCTTCACGTACCACGACAACGACATCTTCGAGTTCGGCGCCACCGAGGCCGAGCGCCAGGCCGGCATCGACGCCGTGAAGAAGGCGTCGCAGGAGTCCGGTCTCGTCTGCGAGATGGTCACCACCAACACGTTCTCGCACCCGATCTTCAAGGACGGCGCGTTCACGTCGAACAACCGCGACGTGCGCCGCTTCGGCCTGAAGAAGGTCCTGCGCAGCGTCGACAACGCCGCCGAGATGGGCGCCTCCACGTTCGTCATGTGGGGCGGCCGCGAGGGCACCGAGTACGACAACTCGAAGGACCTGCACGCCGCGCACGCCCGCTACGCCGAGGGCATCGACACCGTCGCCGCGTACATCAAGTCCAAGGGCTACGACCTGCGCATCGGCCTCGAGCCGAAGCCGAACGAGCCCCGCGGCGACATCTTCCTGCCGACCATCGGCCACGCCATCGCCCTCATCGACACGCTCGACAACGGCGACATCGTGGGCCTCAACCCGGAGACGGGCCACGAGCAGATGGCGGGCCTCAACTACACGCACGGCCTCGCGCTCGCGCTGTACTGCGGCAAGCTGTTCCACATCGACCTCAACGGTCAGCACGGCCCGAAGTACGACCAGGACCTCGTGTTCGGTCACGGCGACCTGCTCAACGCGTTCTTCACCGTCGACCTGCTGGAGAACGGCTTCCCGAACGGCGGCCCCCGCTACGAGGGCCCGCGCCACTTCGACTACAAGCCGTCGCGCACCGAGTACCTCGACGGCGTGTGGGAGTCCGCCAAGGCGAACATGGAGACCTACGACCTCCTCGCCGCCAAGGCGAAGGCCTACCGCGAGGACTCCGAGGTCCAGGCCGCGTTCGAGCACGCCGGCATCTTCGAGCTGGCCGAGCCGACCCTCGCGGCCGGCGAGTCGTTCGACGCGTTCCTCGCCGACGAGTCCGTCGACATCGACGCCGACAAGGTCGCCGAGCGCGACTACGGCCTGGTGCGCCTGCACCAGCTCGCGCTCCGCCACCTCATCGGCTGA
- the xylB gene encoding xylulokinase has protein sequence MPLVAGVDTSTQSCKIVVRDAATGALVRSGAAKHPDGTEIHPDHWWTAFGEAARAAGGLDDVAAIAVGGQQHGLVALDAEGRVIRDALLWNDTRSAPAAEDLIRELGDGDRTAGAQAWADATGSVLVASLTITKLRWLRDAEPENAARVAAVALPHDWLTWRIAGYGPADSSPLGPDLDALVTDRSDASGTGYYDAQGADGAGEYRPDLLRLALGRDDVVLPRVLGPAESGGTAHPSVAGADVDGGALLGPGAGDNAGAALGLGMEPGDIAISLGTSGVVSAVAPRRTADGSGAINGFADATGNALMLAVTLNAARVLDAARTLLDVDVDELARLALAAPPGSDGLVLVPYLEGERTPNRPDATGTLHGIRLATSTREHLARAYVEGMLCGLADGLDALRALDVPVQRVMLIGGAARSAAVQEVATQVFGVPISVPEPGEYVADGAARQAAWVLAAATTPGADAPAWAATVDTTLAADPRPVVREQYAAVRDLV, from the coding sequence ATGCCCCTCGTGGCAGGCGTGGACACGTCCACGCAGTCCTGCAAGATCGTCGTCCGCGACGCCGCGACGGGCGCGCTCGTGCGCTCGGGTGCCGCGAAGCACCCGGACGGCACGGAGATCCACCCGGACCACTGGTGGACGGCGTTCGGCGAGGCGGCGCGCGCCGCGGGCGGCCTGGACGACGTCGCGGCGATCGCCGTCGGCGGGCAGCAGCACGGCCTGGTGGCGCTCGACGCCGAGGGCCGCGTCATCCGTGACGCCCTGCTGTGGAACGACACCCGCTCGGCCCCGGCGGCGGAGGACCTCATCCGCGAGCTCGGTGACGGCGACCGCACCGCGGGCGCGCAGGCCTGGGCCGACGCGACCGGCTCGGTGCTCGTGGCGTCCCTGACGATCACGAAGCTGCGCTGGCTGCGCGACGCGGAGCCGGAGAACGCCGCGCGCGTCGCCGCCGTCGCGCTCCCCCACGACTGGCTGACCTGGCGCATCGCGGGCTACGGCCCCGCCGACTCCTCGCCCCTGGGCCCGGACCTCGACGCCCTCGTCACGGACCGGTCCGACGCGTCCGGCACCGGCTACTACGACGCGCAGGGCGCCGACGGCGCGGGCGAGTACCGCCCCGACCTGCTGCGCCTCGCCCTCGGCCGCGACGACGTCGTCCTGCCGCGCGTCCTGGGTCCGGCGGAGTCCGGCGGGACCGCGCACCCGTCGGTGGCAGGCGCGGACGTCGACGGCGGGGCCCTCCTCGGCCCGGGCGCCGGTGACAACGCCGGTGCGGCCCTCGGCCTCGGCATGGAGCCGGGCGACATCGCGATCTCGCTGGGCACGTCCGGCGTCGTGTCGGCCGTGGCGCCGCGCCGCACCGCCGACGGCTCCGGCGCGATCAACGGGTTCGCCGACGCCACGGGCAACGCCCTCATGCTGGCCGTCACCCTCAACGCGGCCCGCGTGCTGGACGCGGCGCGCACCCTGCTCGACGTCGACGTCGACGAGCTGGCCCGCCTCGCCCTCGCCGCCCCGCCCGGGTCGGACGGCCTCGTGCTCGTCCCCTACCTGGAGGGCGAGCGCACCCCGAACCGCCCCGACGCGACCGGCACCCTGCACGGGATCCGCCTGGCCACGTCGACGCGGGAGCACCTCGCCCGCGCCTACGTCGAGGGCATGCTCTGCGGTCTCGCGGACGGCCTGGACGCGCTGCGCGCCCTCGACGTCCCCGTCCAGCGGGTCATGCTCATCGGCGGCGCGGCCCGGTCCGCCGCGGTGCAGGAGGTCGCGACGCAGGTGTTCGGCGTGCCGATCTCCGTGCCCGAACCCGGCGAGTACGTGGCCGACGGCGCCGCCCGCCAGGCCGCCTGGGTGCTCGCCGCCGCCACGACGCCCGGCGCCGACGCCCCGGCGTGGGCGGCGACCGTCGACACGACGCTCGCCGCCGACCCGCGGCCCGTCGTCCGGGAGCAGTACGCCGCGGTCCGCGACCTCGTCTGA